A window of Fusarium falciforme chromosome 1, complete sequence genomic DNA:
GTCAGCCCTGCCCTCACGACCGCTCAACAGGAGCTGGAGACATGCCGCGAGCAACTGGCTACGCTCAGGACCCAGCACAAGACAACCGAGACGGCACTTGAACAAGCCCGGGCCGatctcgagaagcagcagcggGCTGCGAGCAGGGAGATTTCTGTCGAAGTCGAGCGACGGCAATGGGCAGACGAGGTTACTACGCCCAGGACTCAGAGCCGCCCCGACTCGCCACTGCTCTCTGTTCCTCGAACCTTTAGTTCTGACCTCATCGGCCTGCCTGTGCCAGGGAGAGCGCCTCGACGAGTTCCCACGCCTGGAAGCCAGCCCGATAGTGCCGGCGAGGGTTTCTTCTTCGGTCGAAGAATGTCGAGCCAGCCCCCGATCCGGCCGAGTGCGCTGTCAACTGGCGGACCTATGATGCCGCCGCTGTCCCCCTTTGAACCGCCTAGCGAATCGCCACGAGCAGCCTCTCCCCCACCAGAAAGGGATTTCGGTCTTGAAGATGGTGACCCTTCTTCCCCTCGTAATGTGGCGCAAGACATGATTTCGGTGTCAACTGTTGGAGCTGGCCCATCGGTGCAGCTTGTTGAGAGAATGAGCGCCGCGATCCGGCGGCTGGAGGCTGAAAAGGTGGCTGCTAAGGAAGAGATGGCTCGCGTGTGCAGCCAGCGAGATGAGGCGCGGTCTGATATGGTTGGCCTGATGAAAGAGTTGGAAACTGGCAAGAGTGCTACGGCGCGAGTGACTcagctcgaggccgaggttgaagaCCTCAACTCGCGATACCAGACAACGTTGGAGATGCTGGGCGAGAAGAGCGAGctcgtcgaggagctcaaggccgacgTGCAAGACGTCAAGGAGATGTACAGAGAGCTAGTAGAGCGGACGGTGAAATGAGCAGCCAACCAGCTGCTGGGAGCTTGAATGGATAGACGACGGGTGGTTGTAATGTCTGGCGATTCTTTCTGACATCTATGTATTCCTAGGTACCTAGCTACCCCGACAACTCAATACCCTCGCGCTCAGCACCCTGCAAGATATAATTGCGTACCTATTGAAGAGTTAGACGGAGGGCGTCTGTATGACGGGTTATTTCTCTAATTATACATACTTCCTTGTCTGGGGCAAGATCCAGAGCCAGCTCTTCTGCGCTGTTCTTGATGGTGAAGTCGGCGCCTTCCTTGAGGAGGGCGACAGCGGTATCTCCTTGACTTGAGTTAGCGGGGGTTGAGAGTGAAGGTTGTGTGATGGTCTGCGTACCGTGTCCCTCTGCGACGGCGTGGTGTAGAGGAGTGTATCCTTCATTGTCGGTAGGATTCAGGGGGCTCCGGTTCTTGAGAAGGAGCGTGACCATGGGAACAGAACCGACTGCGGCGGCACGATGGATGGGATACTGGCCTCGGCGGTCGCGGAAGCGTGTTGAGGCGCTGTTGTCGACGAGGATGCGGGCGATGTCGAGGTTCTTCTTTGAGGCTACAAAATGAAGAGCAGTCTGCGGCCGAGACTGGTCAGATGGCGCATTACAACACCTGCTGATGGAGTTTTTACCTGTCCGCTAGCATCTGTTGGTAATTTTAGCTTCTGGGGATCTTGAAATGTCAGGATGGTGTCTTACTCTTGAGGTTGACGTCGGCGtccttggcgatgaggagCTTCACAACAGCCTCGCTGTCGGGGACACTGGCCGAGATCATGAGAGGAGACCACCCACTCTCGTCCTAGCCTCAGAATCAGCTTGGCCACCTTCATAATATAGGTCATTATATGTGAGCCAACCTGAACATCGGCGTCAAAGCTGCGCTGGTTGGCCAGCAGCTGGACAATGTCCAAGTTGTTGGACGAGGCCGCCCAGTGGATGGGATATCGACCATCGTCATCCTTTCGCTGCGACAGTTTCGGGTCCGACTTTTGAATTTGTCAATATATGAGATATATTACATGGGAAAGTATTACCAACCTTGAGCAATCCCTCAGCGACAGATACTGCCGGGTACGTATTAGATGGCTGATCCCACGGGCGCACACATGTACATGATACTGACCCTGTCCCTCGCGAGCAGCCGTGTGCAGAGGGAACTTGTCTTCACTGGCCATTTTGGCTTTGGAATAAAAGCGACAAAGGGGAATATAGTagtagatttaatatttaagatgaTTTAGCAGAAAAATCATGAAAGAAGAGATCATGCTCTTGGGGAGGTCGACACACATTCATAGGCTGTAGCTCACCTTACGTACAACAAGCTGTTAGCCACACAGAATCAACTGTGGCGTTTGGACGCCACACGCGGCTGCCCAGCCTTTCAACATTGACAACTCCCAGTCGCAACTTTTGCCATCAACTTTTCCATCCTCCATTCTCTTCAACATAAAAACCACCACGACAAAAATCATGGAGACACCTCAGATACCTCAAGACGCGCTACAGCTCAGCGCGCTCGCCGCACAAAATGCCACAGTATCAAGAACGCTCTTTGCGCACGCGCACGCCCCCGAGCCGCCGTCCGCGAAGCGACAAAAGACCGACGACGCGTCCGAGGACCCCATCACGAAGAGACGCTTCCGCGCCGAGTACGCCCACGTCGAGACGCTCCCGCCATCAATTACCGCCAAGCTTCCTACAAAGCAGCCCGGGAAGAAGGTCGCCAAGCCCGGCGCGCCAGCAAGGCCAGCCATGAAGCTTCTTGAAGGTGCGCCTGGCTCCAAGGGTGGTGCATCGTCGGCAGCTAGGGCGGAGAGCACGCCGCAGAATATGAGCCTCACGACGAGGGGAGCGACAGCCTTCCAGCAGCCCAAACCTGAATGGCATGCGCCGTGGAAGTTGATGAGGGTCATTTCTGGTCATCTGGGTTGGGTGCGCAGCTTGGCCGTCGAGCCTAACAACAAGTGGTTCGCCAGCGGCGCTGGTGACCGAAccatcaagatctgggacTTGGCCACTGGCTCACTGAGGTTGACACTCACTGGTCACATCAGCACCGTTCGCGGTCTTGCCGTGTCCCCACGCCACCCATACCTCTTCTCTTGCGGCGAGGACAAGATGGTCAAGTGCTGGGATCTCGAGACAAACAAGGTCATCCGTCACTACCACGGCCATCTGAGCGGCGTCTACACCCTCGCCCTGCACCCGACCCTCGACGTGCTTGTAACGGGTGGCCGCGATGGTGTCGCCCGTGTCTGGGATATGCGCACCCGGAGCAACATCCACGTCCTCTCAGGCCACACCCAGACCGTCGCCGACCTCGTCTGCCAGGAGGCTGACCCCCAGGTCATCACCGGCTCCCTCGACTCGACCGTTCGCCTCTGGGATCTCGCTGCCGGAAAGACAATGGGTGTGCTCACCCACCACAAGAAGGGCGTCCGCGCCCTGGCCACGCACCCTTCAGAGTTTACCTTTGCCAGTGGAAGCACGGGGAGCATCAAGCAGTGGAAGTGCCCCGAGGGTGCGTTCATGCAGAATTTCGAGGGTCAtaatgccatcatcaacaccatgagCGTCAATGAGCAGAATGTCTTTTTCACAGGAGGTGAGCAGCAAGCGCACAGCTTCATGTGTCCTTCCAATAGCTAATGGTTTAATTACAGGTGACAATGGCTCAATGAGCTTCTGGGACTGGAAGACTGGCCACAGATTCCAGTCACTCGACACAACTGCCCAACCTGGCTCTCTCGACGCCGAGGCGGGTATCATGAGTTCGACATTTGACAGGTCAGGACTACGTCTGATCTGTGGTGAGGCCGATAAAACGAGTGAGTTACCACTATCAACCAAATTATTCAATGTCACTAACAACTATAGTCAAAATATGGAAGCAGGATGAGACTGCGACAGAGGAGACACATCCCCTAGACTGGAAGCCAAGCTTGGCCCGAAGGAAGTATTAAGAGAGACAGACGCAGAGAAAGGTGGAACATCTAATACAAGGACCGTATGTGTGTGTCCTGGGACGCCCTCGCTGGGCTCTATGATTACATCTATTATACGCCGATACCCAATGCTTTCAGATCCCCGTCATCGCGAAGGGCCATCTTCACTTCG
This region includes:
- a CDS encoding Pre-mRNA-splicing factor prp46, producing the protein METPQIPQDALQLSALAAQNATVSRTLFAHAHAPEPPSAKRQKTDDASEDPITKRRFRAEYAHVETLPPSITAKLPTKQPGKKVAKPGAPARPAMKLLEGAPGSKGGASSAARAESTPQNMSLTTRGATAFQQPKPEWHAPWKLMRVISGHLGWVRSLAVEPNNKWFASGAGDRTIKIWDLATGSLRLTLTGHISTVRGLAVSPRHPYLFSCGEDKMVKCWDLETNKVIRHYHGHLSGVYTLALHPTLDVLVTGGRDGVARVWDMRTRSNIHVLSGHTQTVADLVCQEADPQVITGSLDSTVRLWDLAAGKTMGVLTHHKKGVRALATHPSEFTFASGSTGSIKQWKCPEGAFMQNFEGHNAIINTMSVNEQNVFFTGGDNGSMSFWDWKTGHRFQSLDTTAQPGSLDAEAGIMSSTFDRSGLRLICGEADKTIKIWKQDETATEETHPLDWKPSLARRKY